From uncultured Desulfobacter sp.:
CAAAAGGCGACATGGCTGTTTATCCTGCACACGGTGTCGGGTGTATTGAATCCATCGAAAGCCAGGAGATAAATGGGGATACCATGAATTTCTACATGATGAAAATTGTGGAAAACGGTATGACAATCATGATCCCTACATCCAATGTTGAATCCGTGGGTTTGCGGGAAGTCATTCCTGAGACTGAAGTGTCCCAGGTATACGAGGTGATGCAGAAAAAGGCCCAGGCCAGTGACAACCAGACCTGGAACCGTCGTTACAGAGAGTACATGGACAAAATCAAAACCGGTTCCATCTACGATGTGGCTGAGGTATTCAGAGATCTTTTCCAGCTTAAGCTTGAAAAAGACCTCAGTTTCGGCGAAAGAAAACTTCTCGATACTGCCCAGAATCTTCTGGTCCAGGAACTTTCCATGGCCAAAGATGTTGATGAAGCCCATATGATAAAAGAGATTGAAAATCTTTTCAACTAAACGCCTTAGTTCTTAAAAGATAAACATTCCGGCAGCTAATAGCCCCTGCCGGTTTTGTGTTTTTTCATGCACATAAAGATAGAAATTTCACCGGATCAGGCTGGTGTCAGACTTGACCAGGCTGTTGCCGATTCCCAATCCCGGATATCTCGTTCAAGGGTTGCAAGTCTGATCTCCCAAGGCTTGATCTCGGTGAACCGCGGGTGTAAACGCCCCAGCTATAAGGTTAAGCCCAAAGATCTCATTGAAGGGAATGTCCCCTCATCAGATCCGCAGGATAGAAAACCCCTTCGCCCGGAATCAATCCCTTTGAATATCCTTTACGAGGATGACTATATTCTTATGATTGATAAGCCTGCAGGGCTTGTGGTGCATCCCGGGGCCGGGAATGATTCTGGTACCCTGGTTAACGCCTTGATTGCCCATTATCCAGGCTTCAGCGAACAAGGATGGGACAGGGAACGGCCAGGTATTGTACACCGCCTGGATAAAGATACCTCAGGGTTGATGGTTATTGCCAAAACCCTGAAGTCCCTTGAATTTCTTCAAAAAGAATTTAAACAACGGCGGGTGGAAAAGCATTACCTGGCTCTGGCACGGGGAAAAAATATACCGGATGCAGGGGTGATTGAGCGCCCCATTGGCCGGCATCCCCGCCATCGAAAACGCATGGCCGTTTTGGATGAGAACGGTAGATATGCAAAAACCCGGTTCATTGTAATCGAACGTTTTAGTTCAGGGTGTCTTATGGATATCCAGCTTTATACCGGCAGAACCCATCAGATTCGAGTTCATTTTTATGATCAGGGCATGCCCCTCTTTGGCGATTGTGTTTACCAGGAGCGACGGTTTAGGAAAAAAGATTTCAAGGTGCCGCGTCAGATGCTTCATTCCTGGACCTTGTCCTTTCGTCATCCCTATTCAGGTTTACGCCTGTATTTTGAAGCCCCCATGCCTGAAGATTTCAAAACTACTTTGCTGCATTTCTCCGAATCGGCCCAGTGGAAGCGAGGCTGTTATGAGGGGCAAGGTAGGTTATACCGCATTGATTTTTAAGACAATATTTCGTCCATATTTAACTCAAAAATACCGTATGGATTTATATGGAGGTAAGTTAACGGTGTCAACTCTCTGTAATCTTCCGGTCGCAAACGCCCTTTCCAATCTTTTCGTGAAAGAATTTCTTGAATCATTAATGTAGTTACATATACTAAACAGTTTCGCAACAGGTGGAGGTACAGGACCACAATTCCTTGATCTTCAAGATTGTTTGACTGAATTCTACCTGGCTTACCATAAAATATAAAGCGATTTGCTGAATTTCAGTTTTCAAAAACGTAAGGCCTTCATTAATTTTTAAATTGGTTTCCATCTATAATTTTAGTCGAAACCACATTGACTGAACTTTATCCGTGATCCCTCCCATAGTTTGCAAAATACCATTTAAACCCATAGACCATAAAAATTTGAATCCAATAAGTATTAATACCCCTCCCAGCAGCCGTTTTACAGTTTGGGGTTTCATCTTTTTCTGCATGACCCTGGTGCCCAGATATCCTCCGGCCCAGGCAGCCAGCCCGGCGAAAACAAGAATTCTAACGGACACAGACCCCATGGCAGCATAGGTTAAAAATGCAGAAAATGATGAAAAAGGCACTGAAAACGCTGTTACCATAGCCACTTTCTTTGGGTTGAACCCCTGGACCACCATCAGGGGGGAAATGATGCCTCCTCCGCCAACACCAAGAAGTCCTGAAATAAACCCGGCCAGCACGCCGACACCCAGAGGGCCTGCAACGGGACGGTCTTCCCGATACTGGTCTGCATATTTTGAGCCTTTGAAAAAGATCATCATGGAACCGGAAAAAAATAAAAAACCAATGAAGATAAAAAGCAGAATTTGGGTGGGCAAAAAATGACTGGCCCAGGCGCCAACCGGTGCCATTACAATTGATGAAGCAATAATTGGAAGCCCCAATTTTGCGTCAAGCCTCTTTTCCCTGAAATTGGACCAGGTGGCCCCGAGCATACTTACGCAGTTGACAAAAAGCCCAATGGGCCGGGCCAGGTTAAAGGGTACACCCACCCAGGATAAGGCGGGAATGAGAATAACTGCGGCCCCAACACCTCCCAAAGCGAAAATGAAACTTAAACCGAATGAAAGAAAAACAATAATAAGAATATGGGATTCCATCGTATTTGTCCTTTTATATGAAAGGCACCGGCACCCTTTATATTTAAATTGTGTTTTGCATCCCGATGGAGAAGCCAGGCAGAAAAACCATTTCCCATAATACCGACCATTGCAGCCCATATCACGATTTTTCCTGACACGATTTCAGGAGATAAAAACCTTTGAATTGCGCCATATAAAATAAAGACGCAGGCACCTGCCAGGATAATGACATTCAGCAGGGCGGTCATGATTTCAGCCCGGCGATACCCGAATGTGTTCTGAAGACCTGCCCCTTTGCGACCGATTTTATAAGCAATATAAGAGACAAGGATCGCTGTAAAATCGCTGAAATTGTGTGTGGCATCAGAAACCAGGGCCATGCTGTGGGCAAATATTCCGGCAATAATCTGAATCACCGGGATGATTAAATTTAAACATATAAACATAAGGTAATGAGCAGCCTGGTTCCGCTGGTTTCTTCAACATCAATATGGTGATGATGGCCTGAGCATTGTTCGGAATGGCCGGGCTCATTGTGGAGAGCCGTTTTAAAAATCTCTTTTTTCCTTATATTCTCACAGCATTTGTCATCTTCGTGTATCATTGTATTTTTTCCTTTTTATTTTCCATAACAGCTATGGGCTGACATAGTCTATCACTACCCAGGCTCAACCCACAATGAAACATGGAAGTAATTCAATAAGTTATTCTGATTTTTATATAAAACGGCATGATTGATGCTGTGTGTCGTACCCTGAGCAAGGGATACACATGTTAGTATCTCCCACTACCCGCAGATACGCCTTTGACACCAACTCTCCACACTGGCTGCAGGGAATAAGCCCCATTATTTCGCCAAAGTCATCCCCCCAGTCGTAATCCTGTACAGACTCAACGATCAATACCTCTTTTTCCGGCGCATCCCAGATGATATCGGCCATGGCCCAGGCCTCTTCTGCCGGAATTTGAGTGGGGGGAATCCCCTGGCCCCGCTTCCGCATAAAATCAGACTCTGCGATCATTTTATGCCGGCCGGGCTTATATGAAACCCGCACAGCCTTTCCTTTTTTCTTGTCGATCAATGTCAGGGCCAGTTTCCCCCACCCTGCTTTTTCGACATTCCCTTTCCCCAGGGTACATCCGGTGGCATACTGAACACCGTCTGCAAAGCATTGCGCCCCGTGGTTCTCACCAATTTCAAGAATACAGTGCAGCTCTCCGGAGGATCCTGTCCGAGCAACATTCAACTGTCGTAAAGCCGCCATTCCGGCACGAACCCCGGCAGCACTGGCCCAACAGATATGGCCATGAAATTCAAACGCTTTTTTTAAAATCTCTTTATCCATGATTTTCTTCCTTTATTCTTTGTAACTTGAACATCCCATACAAACTATTTTTCCATCCGGCTGAACCCGCAGCTTGTTGACAAATGTCACCTCACCGCAGGAGTTACACCGTCTGGTTTCAAACAGTCCTTTCCCTTTCTTAGGGTCCACGGTCTTTATTTCTGAAATGTTAAGAAACATGGTATCATCCATACCTTTAATTTTATTTACTAATGGGTCTGTAACTTCCGGCTTTATATCCTGCGGAGGGACCCCTGCTTTGCGCTGTTGAACAAAGGGTGAATTAAGCGCACCTTCAAGGAAATCGGGTTTGACAGACACACGGACTGACTGTCCTGTGGTATTGTCAATCAATGTGAAGGCAAGTTTGTTGTAATAAAGCTTTTCAATATTTGATTTGCCGTAAGTACATCCGGTGGCGGTCATGATTCCGTCCAGAAAACATCCTGCAGCATGCCCCTTTCCTGTCTCGGATATAACGGAAAGCTCTTTATCCTGGGCGCGTTCAACACCCAGGGCTTTCATGGCGGCAAGGCCTGCTTTAAGCCCCATGGGCATGGCCGGACATTTGTGGCCGTGAAATTTCAGTCCTGTTTCAAAAAGCGATTCAAAATTTGTCATGTTACACTCCTTTGTATAAGGTCGTTGACTTGTTAAATCTTAATTTAAAACAGAATGGGGGATTATGCATTGACCGCAATCAATTGCCTTTGCTTTTTTACATTGTTTTAATTGTCATGTTTCGTTTCCAGCTTCCGAAACAAGTCTTTCATAATCAAGTATCTGAAACGAATTTGCCTTTAAGCGGTGAATAATCCCCATATCCGCCAATTTGGTGATCCCCCGTGAAAAACTTTCCGGTGTCAGACCGGCAAGCGCAGCATATTCCCTGGAAGAGACAGGCAGTGAAATAATTTCCAGAATCCCGGCGCCTTGTGATTGAACAGACAGAGACACAAGCGCGGCTGCGGTTCTTGGAACAACGCCTCTTGTGGACAGCCTGCCAATCTGGTTAAAAGCTTCACGCAATCTCATGCCCAGATGTTCCAGTAAAAAAATGGCGATCTCCGGTTTTTGTTTCATGACGGCGTGCAATTTTTCCCGTGTCATCACCAGAGCCTCGATATCGTCTACCACTTCTGCGCTGGCTGGGTAAGATGAGCCATCAATGAGCGGCATGAAACCAAAAGTGTCGCCAGACCCGAAAATGTAAATTGCAGCCGTTTTTCCGCCTGCAAGCGGCCTGAATATTTTTACTTTTCCGGAGATAATTGATAGCATCCGCTCCGCAGTTTCACCTTCGTTCCATAAAACATATCCGGCTTCAAAATTCATTTTAACGAAATAAGCAGAAAGAGCCTGTTCGATTCCACTGCCAAACAAGCCCTTCTTACTTAATGGATTCAACATGCTGGAATTAAACATACTTTTTTAGACTCAGCCCTCATGCGGAAATAAACGGGGATACGATAAAATAGACCCCCAGAAAGCAAACAAGCATGAGCTTACCCCTTATTTTCCAGATCCGGTTTCTCTACCCCCATTTCGGTCAGGCGATCAACAATGGTCTTTTCTTCCAGAAAGCCCTCATGACGCCAGACTTCTTCCCCGTTCTCGTTAAAAAAGATCTGGGTGGGGATGGCCCTTATGCCGAATCTGGGGGCCTGGTCCCGGTTCTCCCATACATCTATGAAAACGATATGGGCTTTGCCTTCATAAGCTTTTTCAAGTTTTTCCATGATTGGGGCCATCATTTTGCACGGGATGCACTTTTTGGCCCCAAGATCAACCATGGTGACTGTTCCCTTTTCCGGTACTGCGGAAAAATCCTGGGCACAGGCAAGGGATATTGAAAAAAAAAGTAACACCAGAACCGCCGGTCCAACTATTTTTTTAGCCATTATTCTATCCTTTTTTAACTTCTGTTTTAACGGTGTCAAGATCAGCCGGATTCAAATTAAAATCTTTGTTTTTTTCAATACCAAGATCCGTAATCACCGTGTAGTTTCTGCACTCAATGCCGTTTTTTTCAAGTGTTGCTTTGGCACATCCCAACTGGCAGCCGTCAATCACCACAAGTTTCTCGACAATTTTTGCGGATTGGACGAATTCGCTAAGCTGTCCGCCGATACCGGCCAGGCAGAACATTTTACCGAAACCTTCCTGAGTCAGGTCAATGGCGGCGTGGTTGGAAAGCTGCCCAACATTGGAGCCGCCGGAACAGGCCAGTATCATGGTATTATTATCTGAACAGCAGCAATCTTCAGACATTTACAACTCCTTTTTTATTGTAATATATTTCAATCGTTATATTTTTAAATAAGTTATAAAAACCATCTACCCGAAAATGGTTCCGTACACCATTCCGGCGATGGTGGACAAGATCACGATGATGGCACAAAAAGTGGCAGTCTTTTTTACGCCCATGATGCTGCCAATCACCAGCATGTTGGGTAACGACAGGGCCGGACCGGCCAGCAGAAGGGCCAGGGCCGGTCCCTTACCCATGCCGGCGCCTAAAAGCCCCTGCAGGATGGGTACTTCGGTCAGGGTGGCGAAATACATCAAGGCTCCGGCCAATGACGCCAGCAGATTGGCCCAGATGGAATTGCCGCCCAAAAGAGACGAAATCCATTGTTCTGGAATCAATGCCGGATGACCGGGACGGCCCAGTAGAAAACCGGCAACGATTACTCCCCCGAAAAGCAGAGGGAAAATCTGTTTCATGAAGCCCCAGGTGGATTCCACCCAGCTTTTGCACTCATCTTTGGTGAACCAGGCCTTGAGCATTAATCCAAGGATAATCAGCAGGGCAATGGTGATGTACCACTTGGCTGCAAAGATTGTGGGCCAAATCCCGGTCGATCCGGAAGCCGGTTTGGCAAAGGCGGCAAACACC
This genomic window contains:
- a CDS encoding FmdE family protein, yielding MDKEILKKAFEFHGHICWASAAGVRAGMAALRQLNVARTGSSGELHCILEIGENHGAQCFADGVQYATGCTLGKGNVEKAGWGKLALTLIDKKKGKAVRVSYKPGRHKMIAESDFMRKRGQGIPPTQIPAEEAWAMADIIWDAPEKEVLIVESVQDYDWGDDFGEIMGLIPCSQCGELVSKAYLRVVGDTNMCIPCSGYDTQHQSCRFI
- a CDS encoding RluA family pseudouridine synthase, with translation MHIKIEISPDQAGVRLDQAVADSQSRISRSRVASLISQGLISVNRGCKRPSYKVKPKDLIEGNVPSSDPQDRKPLRPESIPLNILYEDDYILMIDKPAGLVVHPGAGNDSGTLVNALIAHYPGFSEQGWDRERPGIVHRLDKDTSGLMVIAKTLKSLEFLQKEFKQRRVEKHYLALARGKNIPDAGVIERPIGRHPRHRKRMAVLDENGRYAKTRFIVIERFSSGCLMDIQLYTGRTHQIRVHFYDQGMPLFGDCVYQERRFRKKDFKVPRQMLHSWTLSFRHPYSGLRLYFEAPMPEDFKTTLLHFSESAQWKRGCYEGQGRLYRIDF
- a CDS encoding sulfite exporter TauE/SafE family protein produces the protein MESHILIIVFLSFGLSFIFALGGVGAAVILIPALSWVGVPFNLARPIGLFVNCVSMLGATWSNFREKRLDAKLGLPIIASSIVMAPVGAWASHFLPTQILLFIFIGFLFFSGSMMIFFKGSKYADQYREDRPVAGPLGVGVLAGFISGLLGVGGGGIISPLMVVQGFNPKKVAMVTAFSVPFSSFSAFLTYAAMGSVSVRILVFAGLAAWAGGYLGTRVMQKKMKPQTVKRLLGGVLILIGFKFLWSMGLNGILQTMGGITDKVQSMWFRLKL
- a CDS encoding Crp/Fnr family transcriptional regulator encodes the protein MFNSSMLNPLSKKGLFGSGIEQALSAYFVKMNFEAGYVLWNEGETAERMLSIISGKVKIFRPLAGGKTAAIYIFGSGDTFGFMPLIDGSSYPASAEVVDDIEALVMTREKLHAVMKQKPEIAIFLLEHLGMRLREAFNQIGRLSTRGVVPRTAAALVSLSVQSQGAGILEIISLPVSSREYAALAGLTPESFSRGITKLADMGIIHRLKANSFQILDYERLVSEAGNET
- a CDS encoding putative zinc-binding protein, which codes for MSEDCCCSDNNTMILACSGGSNVGQLSNHAAIDLTQEGFGKMFCLAGIGGQLSEFVQSAKIVEKLVVIDGCQLGCAKATLEKNGIECRNYTVITDLGIEKNKDFNLNPADLDTVKTEVKKG
- a CDS encoding thioredoxin family protein, with the protein product MAKKIVGPAVLVLLFFSISLACAQDFSAVPEKGTVTMVDLGAKKCIPCKMMAPIMEKLEKAYEGKAHIVFIDVWENRDQAPRFGIRAIPTQIFFNENGEEVWRHEGFLEEKTIVDRLTEMGVEKPDLENKG
- a CDS encoding cation diffusion facilitator family transporter produces the protein MFICLNLIIPVIQIIAGIFAHSMALVSDATHNFSDFTAILVSYIAYKIGRKGAGLQNTFGYRRAEIMTALLNVIILAGACVFILYGAIQRFLSPEIVSGKIVIWAAMVGIMGNGFSAWLLHRDAKHNLNIKGAGAFHIKGQIRWNPIFLLLFFFHSV
- a CDS encoding CarD family transcriptional regulator; the protein is MAKQSGTTKAKETSKSTKTAFSKGDMAVYPAHGVGCIESIESQEINGDTMNFYMMKIVENGMTIMIPTSNVESVGLREVIPETEVSQVYEVMQKKAQASDNQTWNRRYREYMDKIKTGSIYDVAEVFRDLFQLKLEKDLSFGERKLLDTAQNLLVQELSMAKDVDEAHMIKEIENLFN
- a CDS encoding FmdE family protein, which produces MTNFESLFETGLKFHGHKCPAMPMGLKAGLAAMKALGVERAQDKELSVISETGKGHAAGCFLDGIMTATGCTYGKSNIEKLYYNKLAFTLIDNTTGQSVRVSVKPDFLEGALNSPFVQQRKAGVPPQDIKPEVTDPLVNKIKGMDDTMFLNISEIKTVDPKKGKGLFETRRCNSCGEVTFVNKLRVQPDGKIVCMGCSSYKE